The nucleotide window GGCGTGTCGTGGGAAGAATCCGAGGTGGCGCTCAACCACAAGCTGGGCGAGCTGGACGAGATTTACGACGTGCGCGAGGAAAGGCCGGAGCGGCGCGAGGCGCTGGAAAAGTGGTGCGAGTTCATCGTGGCCTGCGAAACGGGCGCGCCCACGCCGGCGTTCGTCAAGCCAACACAGAGCAGCAACGTCATCCGCCTGTTGTCAGCCGCCTAGCATGAGCTTGTCGGGGATGTCGCGCAGGCCGGGCACCAGCACCAGATCACCCAACACGCCTTCAACGGTGCGGTGGGCGTTGCAATGCTTGGCGTAGGCGAGGAACGACATCACGCGCTGGCGCACGTCGGGTAGATCGACCTCGCCGGCGAAATACTGGGTCATGAGCCGGCGGAAGTCAGCGCGGGCGCGCTTGATATTGCGCTTGCGCGGGAGGATATGCGTCGGCCAGATGCGGTAGCCGCAAAAGTCCACGCCGCGCTGCCACGGGTGAATCGCGGTCTTCGGGTTGAGCGACAGGCCCAGGCTATTGACGACCTTTTCCAGGGCCTGTAGCACGCGCTGGGCTTCAGCCTTGCCCTGCACCACCACCACGAAGTCGTCCATGTACCGCACGTAGAAGCGCAGGCCCATGTCGTCCTTGGCGATGTGATCGAGGCGGTTCAACAAGACGTTCGCCGCGAGCTGGCTGGTCAGCGCACCGACTGGCAGGCCCAGCCCGGCCTCGTGGCCGTATCCGCTGATGATTTGCCGCCAGAGCCAGAGCACGCCAGGATCCGAAATGACCCGCTCCACCTCGTCCATGAGAATGTGATGCTGGATGCTGGCGAAATACTTGCTGATGTCCGCCTTCACCACATAGATGTCGTCGCCCCAGTTCCGCTTCGCCACGCGCAGGAAGTGCTGCACGCGCATGACGGCGCGCTGGGTGCCTTTGCCCTCGCGGCAAGCGTAGCTGTCGTAAATGAACCGGCGCTCGAAGTGCGGCTCCACGACCTGCACCAGCGCATGGTGAACGACGCGATCTTGAAATGGTGGCGCCTGAATCAGGCGTAGCTTGGGCTCGCGCACCACGAACTCGCGTTGCGGGCCGGGCTTCCAAGTCTTCCAGAGCATGTGATTCTGGATGTTGAAGAGGTGCTCTTCAGCCTCTACCGCGAACTGCATTACCTCGTTGCGATACCGCTTTCCATCGCGGGCGCCCATGTAGGCCAGGTGCAGATTTTCAAAGGAGGTGAGTTCGTCCCAAAGACCATTCACAGTGCGCGGCATGTCTTCCTATTCAGTGTGGTCGGGTGCTGCCACGTCCGCCGGTTTCCCGGCTACTGGCCGCAGCGCCCTGTTCATCTTCGACAACATGGTCAGGACAAAGGCCCCAAAGGATATGCACTGGACGGCGGCCCGTGGGCCGCGCGCCTTC belongs to Pandoraea norimbergensis and includes:
- a CDS encoding reverse transcriptase/maturase family protein, with the translated sequence MPRTVNGLWDELTSFENLHLAYMGARDGKRYRNEVMQFAVEAEEHLFNIQNHMLWKTWKPGPQREFVVREPKLRLIQAPPFQDRVVHHALVQVVEPHFERRFIYDSYACREGKGTQRAVMRVQHFLRVAKRNWGDDIYVVKADISKYFASIQHHILMDEVERVISDPGVLWLWRQIISGYGHEAGLGLPVGALTSQLAANVLLNRLDHIAKDDMGLRFYVRYMDDFVVVVQGKAEAQRVLQALEKVVNSLGLSLNPKTAIHPWQRGVDFCGYRIWPTHILPRKRNIKRARADFRRLMTQYFAGEVDLPDVRQRVMSFLAYAKHCNAHRTVEGVLGDLVLVPGLRDIPDKLMLGG